The following coding sequences are from one Clostridioides difficile ATCC 9689 = DSM 1296 window:
- a CDS encoding isochorismatase family cysteine hydrolase, with protein sequence MDNLLNELEALKSNLDNLPIEKIENYDLSKTALFIIDVNNGFARQGALYSPRVESLIKPIEMFTKKISNKLNRVIAFTDSHTPKSIELLSYPVHCLENDVESELVDELKSIENLQILPKNSTNGFFALENLDFDNIDNIIIVGDCTDICIYQFAITLKSYFNQHNIEKNIVVPMNLVDTYDIPNVHPAEILNLVFFNSMIQNGVNVLKEIR encoded by the coding sequence ATGGATAACTTATTAAATGAACTTGAAGCTTTAAAGAGTAATTTAGATAATCTACCAATAGAAAAAATAGAAAATTATGATTTGAGTAAAACTGCTTTATTTATAATTGATGTTAATAATGGCTTTGCAAGACAAGGTGCATTATACTCTCCTAGAGTAGAGTCTTTAATAAAGCCAATTGAAATGTTTACAAAAAAAATATCAAACAAATTAAATAGAGTAATAGCATTTACTGATTCTCATACTCCTAAATCAATAGAACTTTTGAGTTATCCTGTTCACTGTTTGGAAAATGATGTAGAAAGTGAATTGGTTGATGAACTTAAGTCGATAGAAAACCTACAAATTCTTCCTAAAAATTCTACTAATGGTTTTTTTGCATTAGAAAATTTGGATTTTGATAATATAGATAATATAATTATAGTTGGCGATTGCACAGATATATGTATATATCAATTTGCAATAACTCTAAAATCATATTTTAATCAACATAATATTGAAAAAAATATAGTTGTACCTATGAATTTAGTAGATACTTATGATATTCCTAACGTTCACCCTGCTGAGATTTTAAACTTAGTATTTTTCAACAGTATGATTCAAAATGGAGTTAATGTATTAAAAGAGATTCGTTAA
- a CDS encoding glycerophosphodiester phosphodiesterase codes for MNIYAHRGFSGKYPENTILAFKKCLDMDIYGIELDVHRTKDGKIVVIHDEKVDRTFNGHGFVKDFTLRKLKTLNSSFEGYQSNKECKIPTLEEVLILISPTDLILNIELKTDKINYPNIEKDVLELILKYNMKNRVLISSFNSNSLKNFHKLDPSIKTGLLCYLPINNVVNFAKFLGNSYLHPPLVLVNESLIELCHKNLLGVNVYTVNEEDDILHCLKLNVDGIFTNYPDIASNLLHSKQYS; via the coding sequence ATGAATATTTATGCTCATAGGGGGTTTAGTGGAAAGTATCCAGAAAATACTATTCTAGCTTTTAAAAAATGTTTGGATATGGATATATATGGAATAGAACTTGATGTCCACAGAACTAAGGATGGAAAAATTGTAGTTATTCATGATGAAAAGGTTGATAGAACTTTTAATGGACATGGTTTTGTAAAAGACTTTACTTTAAGAAAATTAAAAACTCTAAACTCATCTTTTGAAGGATATCAAAGCAATAAAGAATGTAAAATTCCAACTTTAGAAGAAGTATTAATTCTAATTTCACCTACAGACCTTATTTTAAATATAGAACTAAAAACTGACAAAATAAACTATCCCAATATAGAAAAAGACGTTTTAGAGCTTATTTTAAAGTATAATATGAAAAATAGAGTTCTTATATCTAGTTTCAACAGCAATAGCTTAAAAAACTTTCATAAATTAGACCCTAGTATAAAAACAGGATTATTGTGTTATTTACCTATAAACAATGTAGTCAATTTTGCTAAATTTCTGGGTAATAGTTACCTTCATCCACCTCTAGTTTTAGTAAATGAATCTCTAATTGAACTTTGTCACAAAAATCTACTTGGTGTCAATGTATATACTGTAAATGAAGAGGATGATATACTACACTGTCTAAAACTCAATGTAGATGGTATTTTTACTAACTATCCAGATATTGCTTCAAATCTTTTACACTCAAAACAATACAGCTAA
- a CDS encoding amino acid adenylation domain-containing protein encodes MYEVNLERAMNYWMDLLDDYTNIAKIPNDFFYKDCSDEVVDEVFKMNIEKHERLIQYSKVNNISIDSIIETIYGLILQKYIYEDDVVFGKTMNIIPIRVRVRQSEKFIDVVRKLKRQWSRSLEYGYYLLSDIENKNHLNTKLINTIFIAKSFDLSYDYDIEKKGYDLSVIVYTKRALKIKIKYKPSIYKRETIRRILNQFDYIIEQIIEDNDILIEDLEFVCKEEEKVLLEDFNNNQYEVPYDKSYVDLFREQVKVTPSNIAARDENRKLTYKELDEVTDKLAGYLNHIGVESEDIVAVMLPRDINIIITAIGIMKSGGAFFPIDTSNPEERLNYLLEDSNAKVVITTDELKSKVVNENTIVLDINDEEMFKLGYELTEKITSSNCAYTISTSGSTGRPKTIAIEHKSLVNMCYYSVKSISATENDICGIYLSFSFDAVMKQLFPYLLVGASIDIMPEEAKFDEYTVNEYCEENDITILALPTAFARLFIQNCNNNSLRVVQTGGERLKGYRKRNYELYNEYGPTEFTVVSTSFHVDREYGKIPIGKPIFNTYAYVLDKKNKLCPIGAPGELCLSGIQISRGYLNKKGLTEQVFVENPYKTCEHNKLMYRTGDLVRWLDDGNLDYIGRMDNQVKIDEFRIELYEIENIINNITEIKSVVCISRTNDDGDMYICAYYVIDEEDSGKINERTIREYLNEHLPPYMIPTIIMRIDKIPVTPIGKVNKRALPE; translated from the coding sequence ATGTATGAAGTTAATTTAGAACGAGCTATGAATTATTGGATGGATTTGTTAGATGATTATACGAATATAGCAAAAATTCCAAATGATTTTTTTTATAAAGATTGTTCTGATGAAGTAGTAGATGAGGTTTTTAAGATGAATATTGAGAAACATGAAAGGTTAATTCAATATTCTAAAGTGAACAATATTAGCATAGACTCTATCATAGAAACTATATATGGCCTTATACTTCAAAAGTATATATATGAAGATGATGTAGTTTTTGGTAAAACAATGAATATAATTCCAATAAGAGTAAGAGTTAGACAAAGTGAAAAATTTATAGATGTTGTAAGGAAGCTAAAAAGGCAGTGGAGCAGGTCTTTAGAGTATGGATACTATTTGTTATCAGATATAGAGAATAAAAATCATCTAAATACTAAGCTTATAAACACAATATTTATAGCTAAAAGTTTTGATTTATCATATGATTATGACATAGAAAAAAAAGGATATGATTTATCTGTAATAGTATATACTAAGAGGGCACTTAAAATAAAAATAAAGTATAAACCATCTATATATAAAAGAGAAACTATTAGAAGAATTTTAAATCAATTTGATTATATAATAGAGCAAATAATAGAAGATAATGATATTTTAATAGAAGATTTAGAATTTGTATGTAAGGAAGAAGAAAAAGTATTATTGGAAGACTTTAATAATAATCAATATGAAGTACCCTATGATAAAAGTTATGTTGATTTATTTAGGGAGCAAGTTAAGGTAACACCTAGTAATATAGCTGCTAGGGATGAAAATAGAAAGTTAACATATAAAGAATTGGATGAAGTAACTGATAAACTTGCAGGTTATTTAAATCATATAGGAGTGGAAAGTGAAGACATAGTAGCTGTAATGTTACCAAGAGATATTAACATAATTATTACAGCAATAGGGATTATGAAATCAGGGGGAGCATTTTTTCCAATAGACACAAGTAATCCAGAAGAAAGATTGAATTACCTTCTTGAAGATAGTAATGCAAAAGTAGTGATAACTACAGATGAACTCAAAAGTAAGGTTGTAAATGAGAATACCATAGTACTCGATATAAATGATGAAGAAATGTTTAAGCTTGGATATGAATTAACTGAAAAAATAACATCATCAAATTGTGCATATACGATATCTACTTCAGGGTCAACTGGTAGGCCAAAGACCATAGCTATAGAACATAAGAGTTTAGTAAATATGTGTTATTATAGCGTAAAATCTATAAGCGCTACAGAAAATGATATATGTGGTATATACTTAAGTTTCAGTTTTGATGCTGTAATGAAACAACTATTCCCTTATTTGCTTGTAGGTGCATCAATAGATATTATGCCTGAAGAAGCTAAATTTGATGAATATACAGTAAATGAATACTGTGAGGAAAATGACATAACTATACTAGCATTGCCAACAGCATTTGCAAGGTTATTTATACAAAATTGCAATAATAATTCACTTAGAGTTGTACAGACTGGAGGAGAAAGATTAAAAGGATATAGAAAGCGTAATTATGAACTATATAATGAGTATGGACCAACCGAATTTACTGTTGTATCGACTTCTTTTCATGTGGACAGAGAATATGGAAAAATACCAATAGGAAAACCTATATTTAATACTTATGCATATGTATTAGATAAAAAGAACAAACTATGTCCAATTGGAGCACCAGGAGAGCTATGTCTATCAGGCATTCAAATATCAAGAGGATATTTAAATAAAAAAGGGCTAACAGAGCAAGTATTTGTAGAGAATCCTTACAAAACTTGTGAACATAATAAGTTAATGTATAGAACTGGTGATTTAGTAAGATGGTTAGATGATGGAAATTTAGATTATATTGGAAGGATGGACAATCAAGTAAAAATTGATGAGTTTAGGATAGAGCTATATGAGATTGAAAATATAATAAATAATATTACAGAAATTAAAAGTGTTGTTTGTATATCGAGAACAAATGATGATGGAGATATGTATATATGTGCATATTATGTAATTGATGAGGAAGATAGTGGTAAGATAAATGAAAGAACTATTAGAGAATATTTAAATGAGCATCTACCTCCATATATGATTCCAACAATAATAATGAGGATAGATAAGATACCAGTTACACCAATCGGAAAAGTAAATAAAAGAGCATTACCAGAATAA
- a CDS encoding OPT family oligopeptide transporter: protein MNKKLPKGAYGEVSGKDYVPYITDKSRTGGNVAVLIIGIILAAIFAASTTYSGMKAGLTVAAGIPGAIIGSAFVGAFARSKGILGKNLIQGMSSGGESVASGFIFVLPAVILIGSQITFLEGLAVGVGGVLFGIGIAAIVHNYLIVEEHGKLMYPESMAISETLVASEAGGDSIKYMGIGFVISGFITVLTGSFLNVANNVMSLVGSKFYKWKFDIEVNPLLLGIGFIVGLEVSLTMFAGSILSNFGIAPLIGYFTDMAKDGAMVWNNPAMPLNQMDVGAISSSYVKYIGAGMMLCGGIIGAIKLIPTIIASIKETLKAKSSAGEGEEGSSIQMILLLGGVVIGFLAAFLISGNIVMAIIGAIISLLLSLLFVIVAGRLTGTIGTSNLPVSGMTIASLVIVTLVFVIMGWTDLEANKSLLLFGSFIVVAIAIAGGYTQSQKVTYIIGGSKNEMQRYFTIASIVGVIVVVGVILLLSDQLRATGDNVQFALPQANLMSTLTSGIMSGSLPWVMIIVGVFMAIVLYALNLPIMTIAIGFYLPIATTSIILVGALIRLFVELVSKTEKEKEVKVSNGISLSSGLVAGGSIIGLIGIILQVTGVVTPKVPSGFAATNSMAIALLVVLVVLTALPIVLSKVKNNEQE from the coding sequence ATGAACAAAAAATTACCTAAGGGTGCTTATGGTGAGGTTAGTGGAAAAGATTACGTTCCATATATCACAGATAAGTCCAGAACCGGTGGAAATGTAGCTGTACTGATTATCGGTATTATTTTAGCTGCCATTTTTGCCGCATCTACAACTTACTCTGGAATGAAAGCCGGTCTTACAGTTGCCGCAGGTATTCCAGGAGCTATAATAGGTTCTGCTTTTGTTGGAGCATTTGCTCGTTCAAAGGGTATTCTTGGTAAAAACTTAATCCAAGGTATGTCAAGTGGTGGAGAATCTGTTGCAAGTGGATTTATTTTCGTATTACCAGCAGTTATATTAATTGGAAGCCAAATTACATTCTTAGAAGGCTTAGCTGTTGGAGTTGGTGGAGTTTTATTTGGTATAGGAATTGCTGCTATAGTTCACAACTATCTAATAGTTGAAGAACATGGTAAACTTATGTACCCAGAATCAATGGCTATATCTGAGACACTTGTTGCTTCAGAGGCTGGTGGAGATTCAATTAAGTACATGGGAATTGGATTTGTAATAAGTGGATTTATTACTGTATTAACTGGTTCATTCTTAAATGTAGCAAACAATGTAATGAGTCTTGTAGGAAGCAAATTCTACAAATGGAAATTTGATATTGAAGTAAATCCTCTACTTTTAGGAATTGGATTTATAGTAGGGCTTGAAGTTTCTTTAACAATGTTTGCAGGAAGTATTTTATCAAACTTTGGTATAGCACCTTTAATAGGATACTTTACAGATATGGCTAAAGATGGAGCTATGGTATGGAATAATCCTGCAATGCCTCTTAACCAAATGGATGTTGGAGCAATATCTAGTAGTTATGTAAAATATATAGGTGCTGGTATGATGCTTTGTGGAGGTATTATTGGTGCAATAAAACTTATACCAACTATAATCGCTTCTATAAAAGAAACACTTAAAGCTAAATCAAGTGCTGGAGAAGGAGAAGAAGGTTCATCTATACAAATGATACTTTTATTAGGTGGAGTAGTTATTGGATTTTTAGCAGCATTCTTAATTTCTGGTAACATTGTTATGGCAATTATTGGAGCTATCATATCTCTTTTATTATCTTTATTATTTGTCATAGTAGCTGGTCGTTTAACAGGAACAATCGGAACATCAAATCTTCCAGTTTCTGGTATGACTATAGCTTCTCTAGTTATTGTAACATTAGTGTTTGTTATAATGGGATGGACTGATTTAGAAGCTAATAAATCATTACTTTTATTTGGTTCATTTATAGTTGTTGCTATTGCTATAGCTGGAGGTTATACTCAATCTCAAAAAGTAACTTATATTATTGGTGGTAGCAAAAACGAAATGCAACGTTACTTTACAATTGCAAGTATAGTTGGTGTTATAGTTGTTGTAGGAGTAATTTTATTACTTTCTGACCAACTTAGAGCAACTGGTGATAATGTACAATTTGCATTACCACAAGCAAACTTAATGTCAACATTAACTTCTGGTATTATGTCAGGTAGTTTACCTTGGGTTATGATTATTGTTGGAGTATTTATGGCAATCGTTCTATATGCATTAAATTTACCAATAATGACTATAGCTATAGGATTCTATTTACCAATTGCAACAACTTCTATAATATTAGTTGGAGCATTAATTCGTTTATTTGTTGAATTAGTATCTAAAACTGAAAAAGAAAAAGAAGTTAAAGTTTCTAATGGTATAAGTTTATCTTCTGGTCTTGTTGCTGGTGGTTCTATCATTGGTTTAATAGGTATAATATTACAAGTAACTGGAGTTGTAACTCCAAAGGTACCAAGTGGATTTGCTGCAACAAATTCAATGGCAATTGCTTTATTAGTAGTTTTAGTTGTGCTTACAGCATTACCTATTGTTTTATCTAAAGTAAAAAATAATGAGCAAGAGTAA
- a CDS encoding PqqD family protein has protein sequence MSKSNDVLDIVFKITDGLEYEVAENSVVTILEKQDHKIQKFFRKLKARIPKYKKIELDEYSSFVFLQIDGQRTVREIGKNLEAKYGEESHPLYERLLVFLNHIEVNCHYIERLDI, from the coding sequence ATGAGCAAGAGTAATGATGTTTTAGATATTGTATTTAAAATTACTGATGGACTTGAATATGAAGTAGCTGAAAATAGTGTTGTTACTATACTTGAAAAACAGGACCATAAAATTCAAAAGTTTTTTAGAAAGTTAAAAGCTAGAATACCTAAATACAAAAAAATAGAACTAGATGAATATTCAAGTTTTGTTTTTTTACAAATTGATGGTCAAAGGACTGTTAGAGAAATAGGCAAGAACCTAGAAGCTAAATATGGAGAAGAATCTCATCCACTTTATGAAAGGTTGTTAGTATTTTTAAATCATATTGAAGTTAATTGTCACTATATTGAAAGACTGGATATATAG
- a CDS encoding ABC-F family ATP-binding cassette domain-containing protein yields the protein MNLMTLENISKSYSEKKLLENISLGINEGEKIGLIGVNGTGKSTLLKIIAGVEESETGNITKTNGIRIEYLPQNPTYNENSTVLEQVFNGTSEELKLLGEYQEILEKLNSNFTEELNKKLLSVHEKIDALNLWDLESEAKSVLTKLGINDFNQKIAELSGGQRKRVSLASALITPCEFLILDEPTNHLDNDTIDWLEEYLNSRKGSLLMITHDRYFLDRVTNRIIELDKGRLFSYDGNYSIFLEKKMERLSLEASIEDKRQNLIRTELAWVRRGAQARSTKQKARLQRFDELINRDSFKPDENLDISVASSRLGNKIIEIHNISKSFEENTVIDNLEYTLTRTDRIGIIGKNGMGKSTLINILNGEIEPDSGYISIGETVKIGCFSQDDSHMNIDMRAIDYVKEASDYIETSDGTRITASQMCERFLFNGTMQYTLIGKLSGGERRRLHLLKILMTAPNVLLLDEPTNDLDIETLKILEEYLDEFKGVVVTVSHDRYFLDRICNKIFAYEGNGKIHIYTGNYSDYLIYREIQGIEFEESKRESVKKDDSTTLKKEKPKNDKKLKFSYNEQREFENIDSDIEKLESKIATLDESTAKFSTDFTKLQEILDEKSKLEKELEYKYERWEYLNNLADEIANNK from the coding sequence ATGAATTTAATGACATTGGAAAATATAAGTAAAAGCTATTCTGAAAAAAAATTACTAGAAAATATATCTCTTGGAATAAATGAAGGGGAAAAAATAGGACTTATTGGTGTAAATGGCACTGGTAAATCTACCTTACTCAAAATTATTGCAGGAGTTGAAGAAAGTGAGACTGGTAATATAACAAAAACTAATGGTATTAGGATAGAATATCTACCTCAAAATCCAACTTACAATGAAAATTCAACTGTACTTGAACAAGTATTTAATGGAACTTCTGAAGAATTAAAGCTACTTGGTGAATATCAAGAAATCCTAGAAAAACTTAATTCAAACTTTACAGAGGAATTAAATAAAAAATTATTATCAGTACACGAAAAAATAGATGCCTTAAATCTTTGGGATTTAGAAAGTGAAGCTAAGTCAGTACTTACAAAGCTTGGTATAAATGACTTTAATCAAAAAATAGCAGAACTTTCTGGTGGGCAAAGAAAGAGAGTCTCTCTGGCATCAGCCCTTATTACACCTTGTGAGTTTTTGATACTAGATGAGCCTACAAACCATCTAGACAATGATACTATAGATTGGCTTGAGGAATATCTTAATTCCAGAAAAGGTTCATTGCTTATGATAACTCATGATAGATACTTTTTAGACCGTGTTACAAATAGAATTATTGAACTGGACAAGGGTAGATTATTCAGTTATGATGGGAATTATTCAATATTTTTGGAAAAGAAAATGGAAAGACTTTCGCTAGAAGCAAGTATTGAAGATAAAAGACAAAATTTAATAAGAACAGAGCTTGCGTGGGTAAGACGAGGAGCTCAGGCTCGTAGCACTAAACAAAAAGCTCGTTTACAAAGATTTGATGAACTTATAAATAGAGATTCTTTTAAACCTGATGAAAATCTTGATATATCTGTTGCATCAAGTAGACTTGGAAATAAAATAATAGAAATACACAATATATCTAAATCATTTGAAGAAAATACTGTTATAGATAATTTAGAATACACTTTAACTCGTACAGATAGAATTGGTATAATAGGCAAAAATGGTATGGGTAAATCTACCCTTATAAATATACTTAATGGAGAAATAGAGCCTGATAGTGGATATATTTCAATTGGAGAAACGGTTAAAATAGGTTGTTTTTCTCAAGACGACTCTCATATGAATATTGATATGAGGGCTATAGACTATGTAAAAGAAGCTAGTGACTATATAGAAACTTCAGATGGTACTAGGATTACAGCTTCTCAAATGTGTGAAAGATTCCTTTTCAATGGTACTATGCAATATACTTTGATAGGTAAATTATCTGGTGGTGAAAGAAGAAGACTACATCTTCTTAAAATCCTTATGACAGCTCCTAATGTGCTTCTTTTAGATGAACCTACAAATGATTTAGATATTGAAACGCTTAAAATATTAGAAGAATACCTAGACGAATTTAAAGGTGTAGTAGTTACAGTATCACATGATAGATATTTCTTAGATAGAATTTGTAATAAAATATTTGCATATGAAGGTAATGGAAAAATTCATATCTATACAGGTAATTACAGTGATTATCTTATTTATAGAGAGATTCAAGGAATTGAATTTGAAGAATCTAAAAGGGAATCAGTTAAAAAAGATGACTCTACTACCCTAAAAAAAGAAAAACCTAAAAATGATAAAAAGCTTAAGTTCTCATATAATGAACAAAGGGAGTTTGAAAATATTGACTCTGATATAGAAAAACTCGAATCTAAAATTGCAACACTTGATGAAAGTACTGCAAAATTTTCAACTGATTTTACTAAACTCCAAGAAATTTTAGATGAGAAATCTAAACTAGAAAAAGAACTTGAATACAAATATGAAAGATGGGAATATTTAAATAATCTAGCTGATGAAATAGCTAATAATAAGTGA
- a CDS encoding M15 family metallopeptidase — protein MSKKSKRRKINKLKLTIVITVLFLALLSIYEILFSNPNKKGNIKSQETMQNKNNTTDDSKNNQSSTKKQEDNNIKPTFSYSSIPDNIKNKMIGKSMPTDEPISFDSLSYLKLTYYGFDEKTHQGEMIVNSELAPEVVDIFKELYEKKYPIEKIKLIDDYDAVDEKSMSDNNTSSFCYRTIAGTNVVSNHGKGRAIDINPLQNPQVSGNDVTPKVSTVYADRSSTKFGMIKKGDDCYNAFVSRGWSWGGYWKNPDYQHFEK, from the coding sequence ATGAGTAAAAAGTCAAAACGAAGAAAAATTAATAAATTAAAATTAACGATTGTAATAACTGTATTATTTCTTGCTTTATTATCTATATATGAGATACTGTTCTCTAATCCCAACAAAAAAGGTAATATAAAGAGTCAAGAAACTATGCAAAATAAAAATAATACAACAGATGATTCTAAAAATAATCAAAGCTCTACCAAAAAGCAGGAAGATAATAATATCAAGCCTACTTTTTCATATTCTTCAATACCAGATAATATAAAAAATAAAATGATTGGTAAATCTATGCCTACTGATGAACCTATAAGCTTTGATAGTCTATCTTATTTAAAACTTACATATTATGGATTTGATGAAAAAACTCATCAAGGAGAAATGATAGTAAACAGTGAACTAGCTCCAGAAGTAGTGGATATTTTTAAGGAATTATACGAAAAAAAATATCCAATTGAAAAAATTAAGTTAATAGATGACTATGATGCTGTAGATGAAAAATCTATGTCTGATAATAATACCTCATCATTTTGTTATAGAACTATAGCTGGTACAAATGTAGTTTCAAATCATGGTAAAGGACGTGCTATAGATATAAACCCATTACAGAATCCTCAAGTTTCTGGAAATGATGTTACACCTAAAGTAAGTACAGTTTATGCTGATAGGTCTAGCACAAAATTTGGAATGATAAAAAAAGGTGATGATTGTTATAATGCTTTTGTAAGCAGAGGTTGGAGTTGGGGTGGCTATTGGAAAAACCCAGATTATCAACATTTTGAAAAATAA
- the ddlR gene encoding transcriptional regulator DdlR: MIFSNLKLNDNEPIYIQLKNYISDMISKGLIPDNSKLPSTRELSQLLQVSRNSVVLTYEELKSEGLIYSISGKGTFVKSKNKSSNTTWSLNWDCLENTYSKKANELDIIKSEIPWSSDLISFKSISPDGDLFDMEELKKSFLNRISLEGHKLLNYGYAQGYKPLIDYLLEYMTNKGADISNKDILITNGFTEGFDIIMSSFTQEKDYIICENPTHNTAIKIMKSHNLNILGVDINEDGLDFNMLEDNLVKYKNKIKFAYITPSYHNPTGIVMTPENRYKFYNLMKKYNIATIEDGFNEELLYNSSHIFPICSLDNMNNGVVYIGSFSKILFPGMRIGWIFADKKVINKLESVKRCRNIHVSFLDQGILFDYLSNGGFEKYIKKIRKFYGDKFNFAYKCIKKYIKTEYILGDGGLHIFIKLKNIDTRVLLEKCYEKNVIFMPGDLFFTDNSGFDTLRLGFSRLSFEDIEIGIKIIGETINEMF, from the coding sequence TTGATATTTTCAAATCTAAAATTAAATGATAATGAACCAATTTATATACAACTTAAAAATTATATAAGTGATATGATATCAAAAGGACTAATTCCAGACAATAGTAAGCTCCCTTCTACAAGGGAGCTTAGTCAGCTTTTACAAGTTAGCCGAAATTCTGTAGTTTTAACTTATGAAGAATTAAAATCAGAAGGATTAATCTACTCTATTTCAGGAAAAGGTACATTTGTTAAATCAAAGAATAAGTCTTCAAATACTACATGGTCATTAAACTGGGATTGTTTAGAGAATACATACTCTAAAAAAGCCAATGAATTGGACATTATAAAAAGTGAAATTCCTTGGAGCTCTGACCTGATTTCCTTTAAAAGTATTTCTCCAGATGGAGATTTATTCGACATGGAAGAATTAAAAAAATCCTTTTTAAATAGAATTTCACTAGAAGGACATAAATTACTCAACTATGGATATGCACAAGGTTATAAGCCACTTATTGACTATTTACTAGAATATATGACAAACAAGGGTGCTGATATAAGTAATAAAGATATACTAATAACAAATGGATTCACAGAAGGCTTTGATATTATTATGTCATCTTTTACCCAAGAAAAAGACTACATAATATGTGAAAATCCTACTCATAATACTGCTATAAAAATTATGAAATCTCATAACCTCAATATCTTAGGTGTAGATATAAATGAAGATGGTTTGGACTTCAATATGCTAGAAGACAATTTAGTTAAGTATAAAAATAAAATAAAGTTTGCATACATTACACCCTCTTATCACAATCCTACAGGAATTGTAATGACTCCTGAAAATAGGTACAAATTCTATAATCTTATGAAAAAATACAATATAGCAACTATAGAAGATGGATTTAATGAAGAATTACTCTACAATAGTTCTCATATATTTCCTATCTGTTCCCTAGATAATATGAATAATGGGGTCGTATATATTGGTAGTTTTTCAAAGATTTTATTTCCTGGAATGAGAATTGGATGGATATTTGCAGATAAAAAAGTAATCAATAAGCTAGAAAGTGTAAAAAGGTGCAGAAACATACATGTATCCTTTTTAGACCAAGGAATTTTATTTGATTATTTAAGTAATGGAGGTTTTGAAAAATACATTAAAAAAATACGTAAATTCTATGGAGACAAATTTAACTTTGCATATAAATGTATAAAAAAATATATAAAAACAGAATATATCTTGGGTGATGGTGGTTTGCATATATTTATAAAACTAAAAAATATAGATACTAGAGTTTTATTAGAAAAATGTTATGAAAAAAATGTTATATTTATGCCTGGAGACTTATTTTTTACAGATAACTCTGGTTTTGATACTTTAAGACTCGGATTTTCTAGGTTGTCTTTTGAAGACATTGAAATTGGAATAAAAATAATTGGAGAAACTATAAATGAAATGTTCTAG